The sequence AATCTTCTCAGAATCAGGCGGGAATGGGATATTGACTAAGGAAACAGGCCGGATTCTGGCGTGAATTACGGACACATAGACACATAAAGGAATTTACCCTAAAAGACTTGAATACATAAGGTAAATCTGTAGCAGTGGGAATATGCCGAAAACGATTGCTAGTCGGTCCCGCTTTGGAAGGAGGCCAAGCAGAAATGACTTATTATAATCTCAAACCTTATTGGAGGCTACCAGTTATGAGAAAGTTATTATTTCTTGCACTTTTTTTCATACCTATTTCCTTAGTCTTCGGCTGTGCTCCGCAGAAAACAGAACTTATGTCTGATGATGTAGAGGTTATCATCCAAATCACTCCATTTTCATCTGTATATGAATATCGCAGGTATTTTGCTTTGAATTATTCAGATGATAAATATAATCAACCGGATGATAAGCATACCGTTCTAAGTCAAAAAACCAAACAAGTAATTATTTCTTGGGAACTCAACCCTGAGGTAAGACTCAATGATGTGAATCGCCTTTATTATGGACCGTATATTATTATCATTCCGCCAAAAGATGCATGGGAATACGCGGATACTACCCAGATTACCGGAAACTCCTTTACAAGAACTTTAACTGATGAAATAATGGCGACCATTTTAAGGGATTATCCTGAGTACAATTGGGCCAACGTCGAAACCTTTGGCTGGTATTTCCATGCTAAATCCTTTGACCAGGAAAACATACATGTAGCTTTTAAAAAGAGAACAGATTCATCTGACGAAAACCAGTCATTTACAGCATTTTACATCTATTTCAATCCAGTCACCAAGCATGGCTGGGCTAAAAAAGTCAGTAAGGAAATTACATAAATTAGGCTAATTGCAGCAAATCATCTCATTGACATAGTAACCATTGAACTTAATGAGGACAAAGGTAAAATGCAATTTTCAACAGAATTAAGGCGAGAGATTGATGAGATGATAACCTCAATTAGAGCATCCATTGATGAAATCAACGGGTGGAATAATTAGTTTCTGGCGAACAGAGGGGGGATAGGTGAAACTTATACGTAAAACTTATCTGCAGATTTTTGTCAATATTCCCCTTACTTTGCAAAGAAGATATGTAATGATTAAGGTTGTTCAGGTGCTAATTAAGGCCTTCTACATTAAGTATAGTCAAAAGCTTGCAGCTATTGGATTAAGAGGATTATGGACGAATTCATTTGAAAATATAAAAATTAATAGTTTATACATCTACAGGGAGTATTACCGACATGTGTCGGATACAGATATACGACACATGTCGGTGTTTATCATTATCGGAAATAGCCGGAGGGGGAGAGTATGTGAGGTTGACACTTAACAAAGTGGCTGGGATTGTTTTTGTTATCGCTATTACCTTAGGTATTTGGTTTCTATATTCTAGTGGGTATAGGTTTTCATCACTGGGAGCTGCAAAAGCTCATTTTAACGCAGAAAAATCTGTAACTGATTTCGGAGAGGTTAATTTCCAATGGGGGAAAGTTTACCTGTTTAGAACATCTAAGGGGCCACGTACTGTCCTTGCAATAAAGGAAGGATTCTTGTGGCGTGCCCCCGTAACTGTACATTTTCCCCAAAATTCAGACAATATTAAGACAGTTGGGTGGATGAGTTACACTGGTAAAGATCCGGCTACTGTGTTTGCCGTAGAAACCTCAGATCCAACTATATCATACATTGAAGTTGGCCCCACAACAGAAAGGATTAAGAAAGAAATTACAGTTAATAGCCCAGTTATTTTCTCCTGGGACAAACCAGTAGATTTTAATACTTTTAACCCCGTGGCACTTTCAAAAGAGGGCAATGTATTATTTGAATATAGATATCCTAAGAACACTACAACAATTAGCAGTGACGACTTAAAATGGTATCCATTCAGTGGCTCAAATTAAATTTGCCCGCCTAAATCAGGCCTTATTATTAATGTAAGACGTGTTCGTCTGGGAATTTTGGATTAGAATCCATTGATTTGAGCTGCGTATTGAATTGCCAGAGATAAGGAACAAATAATAGAACAAAAGGGAAGTAGATAATTTAAGAGTAATAATAAAATCTTAAAAGGAGCATTATGTTTAGCGATTTTATTAAACATTATAATATCATAAGAGATATTCTCAGAGATTGTTTTTTATACGGATGCTTTTCGATTGATGATTTCGAAAATAAAAGGAATGTCAGCTCCAGGAAAGTAAGTTATGAAATTCGCCGTATTCAGCAGTATGTCGAAAAGAGATATGTCAAAGTAGATAAGGATGGGCGCTATAAACTTATAAGCCTTACCTATGACTTCTTAAGACATACAGATAATTTCCTTGTTAATACCTTCATGACAAAAAGTTTTACAAGGACAGACCTATACTTGTATTTTTTTATTCTTATGTACCTTCAGTCAAAAGACACTCCTTGTTCAGTAAATGCTGTTGTAGATGAACTTATTGAGAATGACTATATAAACTTCGAAAAAATTAGCGTAAAGACAATCGAAAGAAAACTTAATGAATTATCTAAAAAAATCGGTATACTTTCTTGTGATACAGAGAAAAGGTCAAAACAATTCTCTATTGCTCCTGATATATTAGAACAACTTAGCTATGACCAGTTACTTGAATTACTTAGGGCCATTGATCTTTATAAAAATATTATTTTTCCTACAACTATCGGTTATTTCTGTGAACAAACGCTTCAGGATTATTTGATATATGAAAGAAAACGTAGCGTTACTTTTAACTTGTTTAATTATAAGTATGTTCACTTTCATCCCGTAATTGAGGAACAGATTTTATGGGACATTCTAAAGGCAATCAATCAAGAAAGAAAAATTAAAATTTACTATCATACAGCAAAAAAACCAGATAAGAACTCCTATAAAGTCTTAACTCCTTATAAAATACGATATGATGTACGTCATGGCAGATTTTATCTAATATCTTTCAATAATTATGGTAAGTGTATTATCTCGAGACTAGATAGGATAGAGACTGTTGAAATACAAAAGGAATCTTTCCGAAGGATAGATTATCAAAAAAGTTACACGGAGCGTATGAAATATACCTGGTCCAGTGTAGCTTTATCAGATGGAAAAGAACCAGAAAACATTAAATTAGAACTATTAGTTGATGAATCCACTGAAAGATATTTGATTGAAAAGATTAAAAACGAAGCACCTGGTGGGAAAATGGAGAAAGTAAAGGAAGGGTGCTATCACTATTCGCTGAAGGTTAGTGATAGTGGTGAATTGATTCCGTGGCTTAGAAGCTATACAGGTAATATTCGGGTCTTGGAAAGTACTGCGCTTGCAGAAAAGCTCGAAGCAGACTGGAAGGAGATTCTTTTGTCCTATGGAATTATTTGATGAAGTAAAAAACAGATATTTTCATCTAGTATTTAGAATTATTAATGAAAGTGTCACTGGGAAAACCAAAGATGAAATTCTAAGAATCATTGATGATGGAGAATTTGAACAAAAAGTTATCGGGAAGAATCAGCTTACTTTTGCTGATCTCGTCTTGAATAACGGAGACAAAGACGACAGCTTCAATCTATTAAAACAAGAGAACGATCTGTTTTTTCCAAGCATTAGAGATACCGGAAAAATACCACTACCCGTTCGTTTTACAAATATAGAAAAAGCATGGCTGAAAGCGCTTCTTTGCCAACCAGGAATAGAAATGATTTTAAGCGAAAATACTTTGTCGCAACTTCAAGCCATTCTTGGTGACTTCGATACTCCGATTATCAATGAATATCTGGAAAAGACAAATATCATTCAGCTGCCAGAGATTACAGAAC comes from Desulfosporosinus meridiei DSM 13257 and encodes:
- a CDS encoding WYL domain-containing protein — its product is MFSDFIKHYNIIRDILRDCFLYGCFSIDDFENKRNVSSRKVSYEIRRIQQYVEKRYVKVDKDGRYKLISLTYDFLRHTDNFLVNTFMTKSFTRTDLYLYFFILMYLQSKDTPCSVNAVVDELIENDYINFEKISVKTIERKLNELSKKIGILSCDTEKRSKQFSIAPDILEQLSYDQLLELLRAIDLYKNIIFPTTIGYFCEQTLQDYLIYERKRSVTFNLFNYKYVHFHPVIEEQILWDILKAINQERKIKIYYHTAKKPDKNSYKVLTPYKIRYDVRHGRFYLISFNNYGKCIISRLDRIETVEIQKESFRRIDYQKSYTERMKYTWSSVALSDGKEPENIKLELLVDESTERYLIEKIKNEAPGGKMEKVKEGCYHYSLKVSDSGELIPWLRSYTGNIRVLESTALAEKLEADWKEILLSYGII